The following proteins are encoded in a genomic region of [Eubacterium] hominis:
- a CDS encoding Cof-type HAD-IIB family hydrolase yields MKKLIIFDIDGTLRDERFGIPASAIWAINNCKANGHELCLCTGRSKAMIQPDILKLSIPCLIAGGGCYIEYDGNVLLDQRFQTKQIMQVLHISKANDCALAIETKTKVFMNEKACAIFQKMNKMKHKESDKKTYQQYQQNEQIRYENNLSQYDGKAVHKICLWTNGTVFKQIQRVLQTDMMLAQSDTYENMQYYEIICRDCGKKEAVMRVCNYLNIDQKQTIAFGDGMNDAQMLAYCETGIAMGNADVHVYPYADAICESVQEDGIYHELVRRKIVERKECYEKTVVAEGSCISDLSKKF; encoded by the coding sequence GTGAAGAAGTTAATCATCTTTGATATTGACGGAACATTACGTGATGAACGTTTCGGAATACCAGCTTCAGCAATTTGGGCAATCAACAATTGTAAAGCAAATGGTCATGAACTTTGTCTGTGTACAGGGCGAAGTAAAGCAATGATACAGCCAGATATTTTAAAGCTTTCCATTCCTTGTCTGATTGCAGGAGGAGGATGCTATATAGAGTACGATGGCAACGTATTGCTTGACCAAAGATTTCAAACAAAACAAATCATGCAGGTATTGCATATAAGCAAAGCTAATGATTGTGCTTTGGCGATAGAAACAAAAACAAAAGTATTTATGAATGAAAAAGCTTGTGCGATTTTTCAAAAGATGAATAAAATGAAGCATAAAGAAAGTGATAAAAAAACTTATCAACAATATCAACAAAATGAGCAAATTCGATATGAAAATAACTTATCTCAATATGATGGAAAAGCTGTTCATAAAATCTGTTTATGGACAAATGGTACCGTTTTTAAACAAATACAAAGAGTGCTTCAAACGGATATGATGTTAGCACAGTCAGATACATATGAAAATATGCAGTATTATGAAATAATCTGTAGAGATTGCGGCAAAAAAGAAGCAGTTATGCGTGTTTGTAATTACTTGAATATTGATCAAAAACAGACAATTGCTTTTGGTGATGGGATGAATGATGCACAAATGTTAGCGTATTGTGAAACAGGAATTGCAATGGGAAATGCGGATGTACATGTATATCCATATGCAGATGCCATATGTGAATCTGTACAAGAAGATGGGATTTATCATGAATTAGTAAGAAGGAAAATCGTAGAAAGGAAGGAATGTTATGAAAAGACAGTGGTGGCAGAAGGAAGTTGTATATCAGATCTATCCAAAAAGTTTTAA
- a CDS encoding MurR/RpiR family transcriptional regulator produces the protein MKVEELMNRHYQSFSENDKYIAACILQNKADCIHLSIEEFGDKYHVSKSSLSRFSQKLKLPGYSELRSMLRMDQGKNKVNTSSFVDVAIHNYHAMIEDMRKKDMTSLFQKFDQAQRILIFASGYAQAKVASEWKRIFLPTHKIIYDIHGYDMAQSFARMAQPADLVLLISLDGESEDVLKIAEYLRLNQIPSVSITKMKMNSLSLLCNENLYIHSLKVPEEYGVNYEITTPYFILIEMLFIEYQKYMRYEHIPTK, from the coding sequence ATGAAAGTTGAAGAACTGATGAATCGCCATTATCAAAGCTTTAGTGAAAATGATAAATATATCGCGGCATGCATCTTACAGAATAAAGCTGATTGTATCCATTTATCGATTGAAGAATTTGGAGATAAATACCATGTTTCTAAAAGTTCACTATCACGGTTTTCACAAAAGCTGAAACTTCCAGGCTATAGTGAATTAAGGTCTATGCTGCGTATGGATCAGGGGAAAAACAAAGTAAATACATCATCATTTGTTGATGTGGCAATACATAATTACCATGCAATGATTGAGGACATGCGAAAAAAAGATATGACATCCTTATTTCAAAAATTTGATCAGGCACAGCGTATTTTGATTTTTGCAAGTGGGTATGCACAGGCAAAAGTTGCCAGTGAATGGAAACGTATCTTTTTACCAACACATAAAATTATTTATGATATTCATGGATATGATATGGCACAATCCTTTGCGAGAATGGCACAGCCAGCTGATTTAGTTTTATTAATATCATTAGATGGAGAATCTGAAGATGTATTAAAGATTGCTGAATACTTACGTTTGAACCAAATTCCAAGTGTATCCATCACAAAGATGAAAATGAATTCTCTCTCATTATTATGTAATGAAAATTTATATATTCACTCATTAAAAGTACCAGAAGAATATGGTGTAAATTATGAGATTACTACACCTTATTTTATTCTAATCGAGATGCTGTTTATTGAATATCAAAAATATATGCGTTATGAACATATTCCCACAAAATGA
- a CDS encoding MurR/RpiR family transcriptional regulator has protein sequence MKLEQLLNEHFDELNKNEKTICQTILSNRERFAQYTSQDFADNCHVSRATLLRFCRKIGLTSFSDLKLLIKEETLPSQSEENIYDIYHALIEELRKFSYRSICEKIYQAKTIYIYGTGNEQKALAEECKRIFLTVGKCVIDLFDDGEVEFMKYSFKKDDMFFIISLSGETKEGIRILEHIAATKIQRVSITRLANNTISSLCETNLYVATKVLDQDYELVSAFYVLLDLLFINYLDYCREVDHES, from the coding sequence ATGAAATTAGAACAATTATTAAATGAGCATTTTGATGAGTTGAATAAAAATGAAAAAACAATTTGTCAAACAATTTTATCCAATAGAGAACGTTTTGCGCAATATACAAGTCAGGATTTTGCGGATAATTGTCATGTGTCAAGAGCTACCTTACTTCGCTTCTGTCGTAAAATAGGCTTAACATCTTTTTCAGATTTAAAACTATTGATAAAAGAAGAAACGCTGCCTTCACAAAGTGAAGAAAATATCTATGATATTTATCATGCGCTGATTGAAGAATTGAGAAAGTTTTCTTATCGTTCTATCTGTGAAAAAATATATCAAGCGAAAACGATTTATATTTATGGAACCGGAAATGAACAAAAAGCGTTGGCAGAAGAATGCAAAAGAATATTTCTAACAGTTGGTAAATGCGTCATTGATTTATTCGATGATGGCGAAGTAGAATTCATGAAGTATTCTTTTAAAAAAGATGATATGTTTTTTATTATATCATTATCAGGAGAAACAAAAGAGGGAATTCGTATATTAGAACATATTGCAGCAACGAAAATACAGCGTGTTTCAATAACACGTTTGGCCAATAATACCATATCTTCTCTTTGTGAAACAAACCTGTATGTTGCCACAAAAGTATTGGATCAGGATTATGAACTTGTGAGTGCTTTTTATGTTTTATTAGATTTGTTATTTATCAATTATCTGGATTATTGCAGGGAGGTGGATCATGAAAGTTGA
- a CDS encoding DUF4261 domain-containing protein has protein sequence MMTTQKDAAVNAMLSWLMDDHVLKQIPQDLECTNEFDLHQLHYYIFRFREQKHDPWLLGVCGGYEVDEHEHCGHVFSRYIEYHKETEVQDAIDIVEMIRDYWMKRADEEIQRNNNHQDVQSNEESGNFNGFVLMDTHHFDVLNVVKQMKEDWNLNVELSSDQDQSDDAIVMDIDDMLVAISFIDAPVPDNEAEYFAQSNYFWKDGVEVTKRHVSQILLAVLGHGEPCRKAGELFVKIASSALKNEHALGIYTAGTVFEPAFYIDCAQAIKEQDFPLDNLVYFGLYQKDHLWNAYTYGMQDFHKEEMEILHVDMDPMDLRNMLFDIAYYVLTSNVVLKDGETIGFSQDQRLPITFSKGEAVEGNSLKIHLD, from the coding sequence ATGATGACAACACAAAAAGATGCTGCAGTAAATGCTATGTTATCATGGTTAATGGATGACCATGTATTGAAACAGATACCACAAGATTTAGAATGCACAAATGAATTTGATCTTCACCAGTTACATTACTATATTTTCCGTTTTCGTGAACAAAAGCATGATCCATGGCTATTAGGAGTATGTGGTGGTTATGAAGTGGATGAACATGAACATTGTGGTCATGTATTTTCACGATATATTGAATATCACAAAGAAACAGAAGTACAAGATGCAATTGACATTGTTGAGATGATACGGGATTACTGGATGAAACGTGCAGATGAAGAAATTCAGCGAAATAATAATCATCAGGATGTGCAATCTAATGAAGAAAGTGGAAATTTCAACGGCTTTGTGTTGATGGATACCCATCATTTTGATGTTTTAAATGTTGTGAAGCAGATGAAAGAGGACTGGAATCTAAATGTAGAGCTGTCAAGTGATCAGGATCAAAGTGATGATGCAATTGTGATGGATATCGATGATATGCTGGTGGCTATTAGTTTTATTGACGCACCAGTGCCAGATAATGAAGCAGAGTACTTTGCGCAAAGTAATTATTTTTGGAAAGATGGTGTAGAAGTCACAAAACGTCATGTTTCACAGATCCTTCTTGCGGTATTGGGGCATGGAGAACCATGTCGTAAAGCAGGAGAACTATTCGTAAAGATTGCGTCCAGTGCATTAAAAAATGAACATGCACTAGGTATTTATACAGCCGGAACGGTTTTTGAACCTGCATTTTATATCGATTGTGCCCAAGCGATAAAGGAACAGGACTTTCCTTTAGACAATCTGGTTTATTTTGGATTGTATCAAAAAGATCATCTTTGGAATGCATACACGTATGGTATGCAGGATTTCCACAAAGAAGAAATGGAAATCTTACATGTGGATATGGATCCTATGGATTTGCGCAATATGCTGTTTGATATTGCCTATTATGTTCTAACAAGCAATGTTGTATTAAAAGATGGCGAAACGATTGGATTTTCACAGGATCAGCGCTTACCAATCACGTTCTCCAAAGGAGAAGCAGTGGAAGGCAATAGCCTGAAGATACATTTAGATTAG
- a CDS encoding HAD family phosphatase, whose translation MGKLFFFDIDGTLTGVEKPGYIYESTKEAIRQLKANGHFVALATGRAAFRARMFQEEIGIENMICEGGNQLIINWETVEYTPIDQQVAKTICEKALAYDFGIAISISDTRVRFTPNKRFIEDAGDFHDFMDVVIDEKLDYQNAGIIRRLFLTIPKGKEDMIPEIDLIGRMHYGNDQFIIVEPDHKYTGITKMCKRLGKDENDVVVFGDGMNDRKMFQEAPFSIAMGNAIPELKAIADYVCEDSDHDGIYLACKHFGWI comes from the coding sequence ATGGGAAAATTATTCTTTTTTGACATTGATGGAACATTAACAGGTGTAGAAAAACCCGGTTATATTTATGAAAGCACAAAAGAGGCAATCAGACAATTAAAGGCAAACGGGCATTTTGTGGCATTAGCGACAGGTCGTGCAGCGTTTCGTGCACGTATGTTTCAAGAAGAAATTGGCATAGAAAATATGATTTGTGAAGGTGGCAATCAATTGATCATCAACTGGGAAACCGTGGAGTATACACCAATTGATCAACAAGTGGCAAAGACAATTTGTGAAAAAGCATTAGCATATGACTTTGGCATTGCGATATCCATCAGTGATACACGTGTCAGATTTACACCAAATAAGCGCTTTATTGAAGATGCTGGAGATTTCCATGATTTCATGGATGTTGTGATTGATGAAAAACTGGATTATCAAAATGCCGGTATAATCCGTCGTCTGTTTCTAACCATTCCCAAAGGAAAAGAAGATATGATTCCTGAAATCGATCTGATTGGTCGAATGCACTATGGAAATGATCAATTCATCATCGTAGAACCAGATCATAAATACACAGGTATCACCAAGATGTGCAAACGTCTTGGAAAAGATGAAAACGATGTTGTGGTATTTGGGGATGGAATGAATGATCGTAAGATGTTTCAAGAAGCACCTTTTTCCATTGCGATGGGAAATGCGATTCCTGAGTTAAAAGCAATTGCGGATTATGTTTGTGAAGATAGTGATCATGATGGAATCTATCTTGCATGTAAACATTTTGGCTGGATTTAA
- a CDS encoding EAL domain-containing protein, with protein sequence MGQTKIRLRHVIFLLFCGCLFFFTCISFIYQTNNRFEEELYNYLKDVSIQNSEIMNLKIENNVHVLKGMTKRLFHGNYYDKDKIIKDLKESEKEIEYQDIGYFDVDGNVVLVNSGKEFSLADTAYFHKVKNGESIVTNEAINTNDDCVFITPFLNRDVYQGGLIMIQSKQSFISTITLTNEKELIHTAIIDEDGKMITADEEVKDHIQTHLSQIDETNLSEQLYHYYDENDNEFLLYYEPLDYNNWYSASIVSANIINDKTRDARMLTGAFVLIILVAVIFFIYQYLKTKANTKREMERLATYDEVTDSENYTAYLTKVKKWLRVGNRNDWCIIHFDIKDFKIINSMLGYIEADRLLKNVFDIIQSDCKEEECCTRVEADRFVVLWHLHDEKAIRERIERLDSEITNSFPIRKFHEELLLYYGVYLIKDTDSSFVKCIDKAKYCKNYCKPDMKIMFYDDSMYESRMMERRLENRMYHALGKGEFEVFVQPKVDTDLNNKIISAEALVRWRDPDEGYIQPSRFIPLFEHNGFLENLDLYTFDVICMHLARWNREIDPDLRISFNISRSYIFKEGFARRLNDIADIYAVNKSNIVVEIVESMLFEKPDQLINIIMEMKHYGFKIAMDDFGSGYSSLSMLKQIPFDILKIDQGFFRTEKNNEEKGRAIVDVIIQLANRLGVEVITEGIETKDQLDFVNRCGCHMVQGFYFYAPMKIEKFETLIALDDGFDKIEYSKHLYDN encoded by the coding sequence ATGGGACAGACGAAAATACGATTACGACATGTCATATTTCTATTGTTTTGTGGGTGCTTATTCTTTTTTACTTGTATCTCCTTTATTTATCAGACAAATAATCGCTTTGAAGAGGAGCTTTACAATTATCTAAAAGATGTATCTATACAAAATTCAGAAATCATGAATTTAAAGATAGAAAACAACGTGCATGTATTAAAAGGCATGACAAAACGTCTTTTTCATGGAAACTACTATGACAAGGATAAAATTATCAAAGATTTAAAAGAATCAGAGAAAGAAATAGAATATCAGGATATCGGATATTTTGATGTGGATGGAAATGTTGTGCTTGTCAATAGTGGCAAAGAATTTTCATTAGCGGATACTGCATATTTTCATAAGGTAAAAAATGGCGAATCTATTGTCACAAATGAGGCAATTAATACCAATGATGACTGTGTTTTCATTACACCTTTTCTGAATCGTGATGTTTATCAGGGTGGATTGATCATGATTCAATCCAAACAAAGTTTCATTAGTACGATTACCTTGACGAACGAAAAAGAACTGATTCATACGGCGATTATTGATGAAGATGGGAAAATGATTACTGCGGATGAAGAAGTAAAAGATCATATTCAGACACATTTATCACAAATAGATGAAACAAATCTGAGTGAACAATTATATCATTATTATGATGAAAATGATAACGAATTTCTATTATATTATGAACCTTTAGATTATAATAACTGGTATTCCGCAAGTATTGTTTCCGCAAATATCATCAATGATAAGACAAGGGACGCAAGAATGCTGACAGGTGCATTTGTATTGATTATACTGGTAGCGGTCATATTCTTTATTTATCAATATCTAAAAACGAAAGCCAATACCAAACGGGAAATGGAGCGCTTAGCGACATATGATGAGGTCACAGACAGTGAAAATTATACAGCCTATTTAACAAAAGTTAAAAAATGGCTCAGAGTCGGTAATCGAAATGACTGGTGTATTATTCATTTTGATATCAAAGACTTTAAAATTATAAACAGTATGTTAGGATACATTGAAGCTGATCGTCTATTAAAGAATGTATTTGATATTATACAATCAGATTGTAAGGAGGAAGAATGCTGTACACGTGTAGAAGCGGACCGCTTTGTTGTGTTATGGCATTTACATGATGAAAAAGCCATTCGTGAACGAATAGAACGTTTGGATTCAGAAATCACCAATTCCTTCCCTATAAGAAAATTCCATGAAGAATTATTATTGTACTATGGCGTATACCTTATCAAAGATACAGATTCCAGTTTTGTGAAATGTATTGATAAAGCAAAATACTGTAAGAATTATTGTAAACCAGATATGAAGATTATGTTTTATGATGATTCCATGTATGAAAGTCGGATGATGGAACGCCGCTTGGAAAATCGTATGTATCATGCACTGGGCAAAGGAGAATTTGAGGTTTTTGTCCAGCCGAAAGTAGATACAGATTTAAATAATAAGATCATATCCGCAGAAGCACTTGTACGATGGCGTGATCCTGATGAAGGATATATCCAGCCATCAAGATTTATACCACTTTTTGAACATAATGGCTTTTTAGAAAATCTGGATTTATATACCTTTGATGTGATTTGTATGCACCTTGCACGTTGGAATCGGGAAATTGATCCTGATCTGAGAATATCGTTTAATATTTCACGTTCTTATATATTTAAAGAAGGCTTTGCGAGAAGATTGAATGATATCGCAGATATCTACGCTGTGAATAAATCAAACATCGTGGTGGAAATCGTAGAAAGCATGTTGTTTGAAAAACCTGATCAGTTGATTAATATCATCATGGAAATGAAGCATTATGGCTTTAAGATTGCCATGGATGATTTTGGCAGTGGATATTCATCATTGAGTATGTTGAAACAAATTCCATTTGATATCTTAAAAATAGATCAGGGGTTCTTTAGAACAGAAAAAAACAATGAAGAAAAAGGACGCGCCATCGTGGATGTTATCATACAACTGGCAAATCGTCTTGGAGTAGAAGTGATTACAGAAGGAATTGAAACAAAAGATCAATTGGATTTTGTCAATCGATGTGGCTGTCATATGGTACAGGGCTTCTATTTCTATGCGCCAATGAAAATTGAAAAATTTGAAACATTGATTGCATTAGATGATGGGTTTGATAAAATCGAATACAGCAAGCATCTTTATGATAATTAA
- a CDS encoding metallophosphoesterase, with protein MTNYACSDIHGLKERYDHMMEYIKEEDTLYLLGDVIDRGKDGIAILLDVMKRKNVVMLLGNHEYMMKQYYDAKYDLIKDPMMKQEVTTRWKMNHSEPTRQAFEKLPNTTQEEILKFIAQLPVIIADLHINDQIYYLVHGCPIQQLHEGTWNCQDIEKQGYMIESAVWNRMEGKEKFFNDRCVIVGHTPTLYYQSCMPYEIWYRGASCKDTDLINIDCGCAANNAGTQLALFNLDNREVRYF; from the coding sequence ATGACAAATTATGCATGCAGTGATATCCATGGTTTAAAAGAACGTTATGATCATATGATGGAGTATATCAAAGAGGAAGATACTTTGTATCTTTTAGGTGATGTCATAGATCGTGGAAAAGATGGAATTGCGATTTTACTGGATGTTATGAAAAGAAAAAATGTTGTCATGTTGCTAGGTAATCATGAGTATATGATGAAGCAGTATTATGATGCAAAATATGATTTGATAAAAGATCCAATGATGAAACAGGAGGTCACTACACGCTGGAAAATGAATCATAGTGAACCAACACGTCAGGCATTTGAAAAACTTCCAAACACAACGCAGGAAGAAATATTAAAATTCATTGCACAGCTGCCTGTCATCATTGCGGATTTACATATCAATGATCAGATATATTATCTGGTACATGGGTGCCCGATTCAACAATTACATGAGGGTACATGGAATTGTCAGGATATTGAAAAACAGGGATATATGATAGAAAGTGCTGTGTGGAATCGCATGGAAGGTAAAGAAAAATTCTTTAATGATCGATGTGTGATTGTGGGTCATACACCTACACTGTATTATCAATCCTGTATGCCATATGAGATATGGTATCGCGGGGCTTCATGTAAAGATACGGATTTAATAAATATCGACTGCGGTTGTGCCGCCAATAATGCTGGGACACAATTGGCACTGTTTAATTTAGACAATCGTGAAGTAAGATATTTCTAA
- the proC gene encoding pyrroline-5-carboxylate reductase, translating into MKTIGFIGCGNMGRAMVEGIMKANLVDGDHMIVSNAHPERLSELSEIYDCYISDNESVAKNSDIVVLAIKPYLYKEVITSIKDIVKDDVIIINIAAGISTQDVVEMFGRKVKTVKAMPNTPAMVQEAMSALSFSDNCDQDDKEDVIAIFESFGQCREVEERLMDAVMVVSGSSPAYIFMVLEAMADGAVMQGLPRNDAYAFAAQAMIGSAKMMLETGKHPGELKDMVCSPAGTTIEAVAKMEEMGLRSAIIEGMRACANRGKEMSKK; encoded by the coding sequence ATGAAAACGATAGGATTTATAGGTTGTGGAAACATGGGAAGAGCCATGGTGGAAGGTATTATGAAAGCAAATCTGGTAGATGGAGATCATATGATCGTCAGTAATGCCCATCCCGAAAGATTAAGTGAATTATCAGAAATTTATGATTGTTATATATCTGATAATGAAAGTGTTGCGAAAAACAGTGATATTGTGGTACTTGCGATTAAGCCATATTTATATAAAGAAGTAATTACTTCTATCAAAGATATTGTGAAGGATGATGTTATTATCATCAATATTGCGGCCGGAATCTCTACACAGGATGTTGTAGAAATGTTTGGACGTAAAGTAAAAACAGTAAAAGCCATGCCAAATACTCCTGCAATGGTACAGGAGGCAATGAGTGCGTTATCCTTTAGTGATAACTGTGATCAAGATGATAAAGAGGATGTCATCGCAATCTTTGAAAGCTTTGGACAGTGTCGAGAAGTAGAAGAACGTTTGATGGATGCTGTCATGGTTGTTTCTGGTTCATCCCCTGCTTATATATTCATGGTGTTAGAAGCCATGGCAGATGGGGCAGTGATGCAGGGGCTTCCTAGAAATGATGCCTATGCATTTGCGGCACAGGCAATGATTGGCAGCGCAAAGATGATGTTAGAAACGGGAAAACATCCGGGTGAATTAAAAGATATGGTATGTTCACCAGCCGGCACAACGATTGAAGCAGTCGCAAAAATGGAAGAAATGGGATTACGCAGTGCAATTATAGAAGGTATGAGAGCTTGCGCAAACCGTGGTAAGGAAATGAGTAAAAAATAA
- a CDS encoding suppressor of fused domain protein — protein sequence MENEKSLIFSQSPLCPLAADVISDGQSIYMYVYDLDFESERLIAHSGCWIKNLVDAKERFEPDEMLEGVQPVLPKCYCEEHDHVEWLSPALEIVWSPSGETAGLYHDDELICVMPYRKNQNSSGFSKYVKENSLAAMKMEEGRRYIEDVEKGKQFWKQEFNLEWKTYNNSFFENLNDYFGKAKQCFDLNKDEFPTRLLLTFEKENICYGVSIGCGMFPMPQGLTCYESMMEAKAEYIIATDQAHFDEKQRLDLYASLAGLCGVPWHTISCVAHGHTLDMKIKEYPYAIVIDDACMKHPIPLDIKKDGVHLLWIAGISQQEFEDAHDKVKREALIKHICETKRYIM from the coding sequence ATGGAAAATGAAAAAAGTTTAATATTTTCACAATCACCGCTGTGTCCGCTTGCGGCGGATGTTATCAGTGATGGACAAAGTATTTATATGTATGTTTATGATTTGGATTTTGAAAGTGAACGGCTTATCGCTCATAGTGGCTGCTGGATAAAAAATCTGGTAGACGCAAAGGAACGTTTTGAACCTGATGAAATGCTGGAGGGTGTACAGCCGGTATTACCAAAATGTTATTGTGAGGAGCATGATCATGTAGAATGGTTGTCCCCGGCCCTTGAAATCGTATGGAGTCCATCTGGAGAAACTGCTGGATTATATCATGATGATGAGCTTATATGCGTTATGCCATATAGGAAAAATCAAAACAGTAGTGGTTTTTCTAAATATGTAAAAGAAAATAGTCTGGCAGCTATGAAGATGGAGGAAGGCAGACGATATATCGAGGATGTGGAAAAAGGGAAACAGTTTTGGAAACAGGAATTCAATCTGGAGTGGAAAACCTACAATAATTCCTTTTTTGAAAACTTAAATGATTACTTTGGGAAAGCAAAGCAATGTTTCGATTTAAATAAAGATGAATTTCCAACTAGACTGCTGTTAACATTTGAAAAAGAAAATATTTGTTATGGTGTAAGTATTGGTTGTGGAATGTTTCCAATGCCACAAGGACTTACCTGTTATGAGAGTATGATGGAGGCAAAGGCAGAATATATTATCGCTACAGATCAGGCACATTTTGATGAAAAGCAGCGCTTAGATCTTTACGCTTCTTTAGCGGGATTATGTGGGGTGCCATGGCATACCATCAGCTGTGTGGCACATGGGCATACGCTGGATATGAAAATTAAAGAGTACCCTTATGCGATCGTTATTGATGATGCCTGTATGAAACATCCCATTCCTTTAGATATAAAGAAAGACGGTGTTCATCTATTATGGATTGCAGGAATCAGTCAACAGGAATTTGAAGATGCACATGATAAAGTAAAACGTGAAGCGCTGATCAAGCATATATGTGAAACAAAGCGCTATATAATGTAA
- a CDS encoding DUF2975 domain-containing protein, whose protein sequence is MWNKDHSLQLSLWAIRIFFVLWICFCVFGYFIVKAYVEYNHVYEAFEVILITLYLCLAIAIFLLFDLYKLLTNIKQEKIFIHDNVYCLRRISWLCIIVGIITLISTMKYMPFIMVSVTFAFIALIVRVVKNVMEQAIFIKEENDYTI, encoded by the coding sequence TTGTGGAATAAAGATCATTCCTTACAATTATCCCTATGGGCTATTCGTATCTTCTTTGTTTTATGGATATGTTTTTGTGTATTTGGCTATTTCATTGTGAAAGCTTATGTCGAATACAATCATGTCTATGAAGCTTTTGAAGTGATATTGATCACATTATATCTGTGTCTTGCCATCGCAATCTTCTTATTGTTTGACTTATACAAACTATTGACCAATATCAAACAAGAAAAAATTTTCATCCATGACAATGTCTATTGTTTGCGCAGGATATCCTGGTTATGTATCATAGTGGGCATCATTACTCTTATATCCACCATGAAATATATGCCATTTATCATGGTATCTGTAACCTTTGCGTTTATCGCCTTAATTGTTCGCGTAGTAAAAAATGTTATGGAGCAAGCAATCTTTATCAAAGAAGAAAATGATTACACCATATAG
- a CDS encoding helix-turn-helix transcriptional regulator, whose product MPIIVNLDVMMAKRKISAGELAQKIGITNANLSILKNNKAKAIRFSTLEAICEALDCQPSDILEYVKD is encoded by the coding sequence ATGCCAATTATTGTAAATCTGGATGTCATGATGGCCAAGCGCAAAATTTCAGCTGGTGAACTGGCACAAAAAATTGGTATCACCAATGCCAATTTATCCATCTTAAAAAACAACAAAGCCAAGGCAATTCGTTTTTCCACATTAGAAGCGATTTGTGAAGCCCTGGATTGCCAGCCAAGTGACATTTTAGAATATGTAAAAGACTAA